From one Sylvia atricapilla isolate bSylAtr1 chromosome 21, bSylAtr1.pri, whole genome shotgun sequence genomic stretch:
- the ERCC6L gene encoding DNA excision repair protein ERCC-6-like — protein sequence MQRVREALAEAEREQQSQQEEDERFVNVCGSGLLIYGEMHEKLFQHQREGVAFLYSLHRDGKPGGVLADDMGLGKTIQVIAFLSGMFDAELIQHVLLIMPTTLVSSWLAEFARWTPGLRVKEFHGTRKTERTRNLERVQRKNGIIITSYQMLINNWKQLASRHEQEFVWDYVILDEAHKIKCPSNKTTKCVYAIPAQHRVLLTGTPVQNNLREMWSLFDFACQGSLLGTAKTFKMEYENPITRAREKDATPGEKALGLKISENLMAIIKPYFLRRTKEDIKSYHANNADAALPEDSSKNKAPVMPSLTRKNDFVVWVYLTPVQEEIYRNFLCLDHVKEVLMTTRSPLAELTVLKKLCDHPRLLSARACIQLGLEEQEGFEQDYRMETGLLSGMSKIDHLSGETLIQESGKMQFLVGLLERLREEGHRTLVFSQSRKMLDIIELVLSRRQFLIMRIDGTVTHLTERERRINTFQSNTDYSVFLLTTQVGGVGITLTAASRVVIFDPSWNPATDAQAVDRAYRIGQKENVVIYRLITCGTVEEKIYRRQVFKDSLIRQTTGDKKNPFRYFSKQELRELFTLEDTRTSATQIQLQSLHAMQRKSDLQLDEHLAYLHSLAMFGISDHDLIYTKEMAHEEQVESEEAQQYIQHRVQKAHELVQLESQLRDQRMEGIRNACEENWQRPSGSVSAPKKLSPTLNDKIHFVSPPVADENEKDKVIDLTEDEEAQVLDISSKMTTLTVVDLDEGQGARDVSSMQTEVLNTSKTAEQPDIREPEQNLESSITPSSPAHMKGSQSLQEKQHLQVHSDSLAEARNDLSGHCHNSSESGKADDPRRDAELSVQVLDPHTSLGTEQNNVPEPASALLSLSNVTPEINAELYKSHMLEDNLEGTSAPSFQDQVDFNLVLEESEEGWQDASNRDGSVEHPEKESLQLQAESLCKSPDREPPNKTWPSEASSHGKPCPTAEEEPNASLQESKTLDESSGVVAFDRKKCLNRIVSDSESEEQSEQVPSSPWNSIHLGFPEGISASTPIYDKRRAKAIFSPQLNNSGNVSNASTRHSLSSRLVDEFIGSTDEEDDDDGDGEQDGLVEDEAEECTGESAEPEEEPTGETLDTNEESSHTDNTESEQSEAEETESSQEESMGDTELQSGKKIDYLQESSSEKGTGQNSPAADYDTLVHSGKKLQNDGKLQEALDCFLQALDIKSGDPEILLLTLNLYRQLAQK from the coding sequence ATGCAGCGGGTGCGGGAGGCGCTGGCGGAGGCCGAGCGGGAGCAGCAGTcgcagcaggaggaggatgagcGCTTCGTGAACGTATGCGGCAGCGGCCTGCTGATCTACGGGGAGATGCACGAGAAGCTGTTCCAGCACCAGCGGGAAGGTGTTGCGTTCCTGTACAGCCTGCACCGGGACGGCAAGCCTGGTGGCGTCCTGGCAGATGACATGGGCCTGGGCAAGACCATCCAGGTGATCGCCTTCCTCTCAGGTATGTTCGACGCTGAGCTCATCCAGCATGTCCTGCTCATCATGCCTACCACCCTGGTCAGCAGCTGGCTGGCCGAGTTTGCTCGCTGGACGCCTGGCCTACGCGTCAAGGAGTTTCATGGCACCAGGAAGACAGAGCGTACCAGGAACCTGGAGAGGGTCCAGAGGAAGAATGGCATCATCATCACGAGCTACCAGATGCTTATTAACAATTGGAAGCAACTGGCCAGCCGCCACGAGCAGGAGTTTGTCTGGGACTACGTCATTCTCGATGAAGCACATAAGATCAAGTGCCCGTCAAACAAGACAACCAAGTGTGTGTACGCAATCCCGGCCCAGCACCGTGTCCTGCTTACAGGCACCCCCGTGCAGAACAACCTGCGGGAAATGTGGTCCTTATTTGACTTTGCCTGCCAAGGCTCCCTCCTGGGAACTgccaaaacttttaaaatggaatatGAGAATCCCATTACCAGGGCGAGGGAGAAGGATGCGACTCCAGGTGAGAAAGCACTGGGGCTAAAGATATCAGAGAATCTCATGGCAATTATAAAGCCCTACTTCCTCAGAAGGACCAAGGAAGACATCAAAAGCTATCATGCCAATAATGCAGATGCTGCGCTTCCTGAGGATTCAAGTAAGAACAAGGCTCCTGTCATGCCATCTCTCACTAGGAAAAATGACTTTGTTGTGTGGGTGTACCTGACACCGGTGCAGGAAGAAATCTACAGGAATTTTCTCTGCCTGGATCATGTGAAGGAAGTGCTGATGACAACTCGATCGCCTTTGGCTGAGCTGACAGTCCTGAAGAAACTCTGTGACCACCCCAGGCTTCTGTCTGCAAGAGCCTGTATCCAGCTGGGCTTGGAAGAGCAGGAGGGCTTCGAGCAGGACTACAGAATGGAAACAGGTTTGCTTTCAGGCATGAGCAAAATAGATCATCTCTCTGGTGAGACTCTGATCCAGGAGTCTGGGAAGATGCAGTTCCTTGTGGGACTGCTGGAACGGCTGAGAGAAGAGGGACACCGAACCCTGGTGTTCTCACAGTCGAGGAAGATGCTGGATATTATAGAGCTTGTCCTGTCCCGCCGGCAATTCCTGATCATGCGCATCGACGGCACAGTGACCCACCTGACGGAGCGGGAGAGGCGCATCAACACCTTCCAGAGCAACACCGACTACTCCGTCTTCCTGCTCACCACGCAGGTTGGGGGCGTGGGCATAACCTTGACAGCAGCCAGCCGAGTGGTGATCTTTGACCCCAGCTGGAATCCAGCAACTGATGCTCAGGCTGTGGACAGAGCTTACAGAATTGGGCAGAAAGAGAACGTAGTGATTTACAGACTGATCACCTGCGGCACCGTGGAAGAGAAGATATACAGGCGGCAGGTATTCAAGGACTCGCTAATCAGACAGACCACTGGTGACAAAAAGAACCCGTTCCGTTATTTCTCCAAGCAGGAACTAAGGGAGCTCTTCACTTTGGAAGATACTCGGACATCTGCAACTCAGATCCAGCTGCAGTCCCTGCACGCCATGCAAAGGAAATCTGACCTGCAGCTGGATGAGCACCTTGCTTACCTGCATTCCCTGGCAATGTTTGGCATTTCTGACCATGACCTGATCTACACAAAGGAGATGGCTCATGAGGAGCAGGTGGAGAGCGAGGAAGCCCAGCAGTACATTCAGCACAGGGTACAGAAAGCCCACGAGCTGGTCCAGCTGGAGTCCCAGCTCAGAGATCAGAGGATGGAGGGGATCAGAAATGCTTGTGAAGAGAACTGGCAAAGACCATCAGGATCAGTTTCTGCGCCAAAGAAGTTGTCTCCAACATTGAATGACAAAATTCACTTTGTTTCACCACCAGTAgctgatgaaaatgaaaaagacaaagtTATTGATCTTACAGAGGATGAGGAGGCCCAGGTGCTCGATATCAGCTCCAAAATGACAACTCTGACTGTTGTTGACTTGGATGAAGGGCAAGGGGCCCGAGATGTGTCCAGTATGCAGACAGAAGTGCTCAATACCAGTAAGACAGCAGAACAACCTGATATACGAGAACCTGAGCAAAATCTTGAATCTAGCATTACGCCATCATCCCCTGCACACATGAAAGGGAGTCAGAGCCTCCAAGAGAAACAGCATTTGCAGGTACATTCAGACAGCTTGGCTGAGGCAAGGAATGACCTGTCTGGGCATTGTCACAATTCCTCTGAGTCTGGCAAGGCCGATGATCCTAGAAGGGATGCAGAACTGTCAGTTCAGGTACTTGACCCACAcacttccctggggacagagcagaacAATGTTCCTGAGCCAGCTTCTGCACTGCTGAGTTTATCAAATGTTACACCAGAAATCAATGCTGAGCTCTACAAGTCTCATATGCTGGAAGACAACTTGGAGGGTACATCTGCTCCTTCTTTTCAGGATCAAGTTGACTTCAATCTGGTTTTGGAAGAGTCTGAAGAGGGATGGCAGGATGCCTCAAATAGAGATGGATCAGTGGAACACCCTGAGAAGGAGAGCTTACAACTCCAGGCAGAAAGCTTGTGTAAATCTCCAGACAGAGAACCTCCTAACAAAACTTGGCCAAGTGAGGCCAGTAGCCATGGCAAACCCTGTCCCACAGCTGAGGAAGAGCCAAATGCCTCCCTGCAAGAGAGTAAAACATTGGACGAAAGCAGTGGTGTCGTTGCTTTTGATAGGAAGAAATGCTTAAACAGAATTGTTTCTGACAGTGAGAGTGAAGAGCAGTCTGAACAAGTGCCCTCCTCTCCTTGGAACAGCATTCATCTCGGATTTCCAGAAGGAATTAGTGCTTCCACCCCTATATATGACAAAAGAAGAGCTAAAGCCATCTTTTCTCCCCAACTAAATAACAGTGGAAATGTGTCTAATGCTTCCACTAGGCACTCGCTCAGCAGCAGGTTGGTAGATGAATTCATAGGAAGCACTGATGAAGAAGACGATGATGATGGTGACGGGGAGCAAGATGGGCTTGTGGAAGATGAAGCTGAGGAGTGCACTGGGGAATCTGCTGAGCCTGAAGAAGAACCTACTGGAGAAACACTTGATACAAATGAAGAGTCCTCCCACACAGACAATACGGAATCTGAGCAGTCCgaggcagaggagacagagTCATCTCAGGAGGAATCCATGGGTGACACTGAGCTCCAGTCAGGCAAGAAGATTGACTACCTCcaggaaagcagctctgaaaaggGCACTGGGCAGAATTCTCCTGCTGCAGATTATGACACCTTGGTGCACAGTGGAAAGAAACTTCAGAATGATGGAAAACTCCAGGAGGCGTTGGACTGCTTCCTGCAAGCTCTTGATATAAAAAGTGGAGATCCTGAAATTTTGCTTCTGACTCTGAACTTGTACAGGCAGCTGGCCCAGAAGTGA